In Yoonia sp. SS1-5, a single window of DNA contains:
- the proC gene encoding pyrroline-5-carboxylate reductase: MVHQTTKVVLVGAGRMGQAMLNGWLRNLGESHEFHVVDPHDAGAISKQSSGKNQLTRYTTAEDLPPGLEADVIVLATKPHIIPSALEALPDGCASDTVVVSVAAGIQIVDIERHLSGPASVMRVMPNIGAQVGFCVSAGYAHEDAPQSGKTLVEQLFNSIGSFCWLTDEDQMHAVTALSGSGPAYIFAMCEAMIAAGVELGIEAETAQTLAVGTVSAAGRLLEDCADPGRLREAVTSPNGTTAAGLAEFGRKQALDQLVTKALDAAKHRSKELS, from the coding sequence ATGGTTCATCAAACAACCAAAGTCGTCTTGGTCGGCGCCGGCCGAATGGGGCAAGCGATGCTGAACGGATGGCTGCGCAATTTGGGCGAAAGCCACGAGTTTCATGTTGTGGACCCACATGACGCAGGAGCGATTTCGAAGCAATCCTCAGGCAAGAACCAACTTACTCGATATACAACTGCCGAAGACCTACCACCTGGCTTGGAAGCCGACGTGATCGTCCTGGCAACCAAACCGCATATCATTCCTTCGGCGCTTGAAGCACTGCCAGACGGATGTGCAAGCGATACGGTTGTTGTGTCGGTTGCTGCGGGCATCCAAATTGTCGATATCGAACGCCACCTAAGCGGTCCGGCATCGGTGATGCGGGTGATGCCAAACATCGGCGCACAAGTCGGATTTTGCGTCAGCGCGGGCTATGCACACGAGGATGCCCCACAGTCCGGCAAAACTCTTGTCGAACAGCTCTTTAACTCCATCGGCAGTTTTTGCTGGCTGACAGATGAAGATCAAATGCATGCGGTGACTGCCCTGTCGGGAAGTGGGCCCGCCTATATCTTTGCTATGTGTGAAGCGATGATAGCGGCGGGGGTCGAGTTAGGCATCGAAGCAGAAACCGCCCAAACTCTTGCGGTTGGTACAGTGTCAGCAGCAGGCCGATTGCTGGAAGACTGCGCCGATCCCGGCCGTCTTCGAGAGGCGGTCACCAGCCCAAACGGGACCACCGCTGCGGGTTTAGCCGAGTTTGGCCGCAAACAAGCACTCGACCAGCTCGTCACCAAAGCCCTTGACGCAGCAAAGCATCGCTCAAAAGAGCTCTCCTAA
- a CDS encoding FAD-binding oxidoreductase, whose translation MQKAEAMTKTTSHEATKIAVIGAGIIGISTAYYLAKNHNFSEIVLIDSSQPMAFTSAQSGENYRNWWPHPSMVAFTNRSIDLLEGIASSSGNRINMNRRGYALATRRKEIGDLVQQLHDGLGESADQLIRYHNSARNSLYQPPHVPNWETAPIGVDILQNQALIQSMFPSYSGDIETVIHIRRGGDISGQQLGMHMLEDLKNARMKRVTGSVEDITQKDGFTLEVATSDGTQILQADKIVNAAGPFAGRIANMLGIALPIYNTFQQKIAFEDREKAVPRALPFSIDLDGQRIDWSQEERDLLQADPDFRWLAGDMPGAIHCRPDGGDNGTWVKLGWAYNESPAEATWEPPLDDNFPEIVLRGAAQLNPSLKAYCGQLPRNLRHYGGWYTMTEENWPLIGPLGIEGAFMNCGHSGFGTMAACAGGELAAAWVAGASKPAYSDDFSLERYQNPTLMQKLRDSSKGVL comes from the coding sequence ATGCAAAAAGCTGAAGCCATGACAAAAACTACATCACATGAAGCGACGAAAATTGCCGTCATCGGTGCAGGGATCATCGGCATTTCGACTGCTTACTACCTGGCCAAGAACCACAATTTTTCCGAGATTGTGCTGATCGACAGCAGTCAACCGATGGCGTTCACGTCAGCGCAATCGGGCGAGAACTACCGCAACTGGTGGCCGCACCCATCAATGGTTGCCTTTACAAACCGTAGCATTGACCTTCTGGAAGGTATCGCCAGCTCAAGCGGCAATCGGATCAATATGAACAGGCGCGGATATGCACTGGCGACGCGGCGCAAAGAGATTGGCGACCTTGTGCAACAGTTGCATGACGGTTTGGGCGAAAGCGCAGATCAACTGATCCGCTACCACAATTCAGCCCGTAACAGCCTTTATCAGCCGCCCCACGTGCCGAATTGGGAAACCGCCCCCATTGGCGTGGACATCTTGCAGAATCAGGCTCTCATTCAGTCGATGTTTCCGTCTTATAGTGGCGACATCGAAACAGTCATTCACATCAGGCGCGGCGGGGACATCAGTGGGCAGCAACTTGGCATGCACATGCTTGAAGACCTCAAAAATGCGCGGATGAAGCGCGTCACAGGATCGGTCGAAGACATAACCCAAAAAGATGGTTTTACCCTTGAGGTTGCGACGAGCGATGGCACACAAATCCTTCAAGCAGACAAGATCGTCAATGCGGCGGGTCCGTTCGCTGGACGTATTGCCAACATGCTTGGGATTGCATTGCCGATCTATAATACCTTCCAGCAGAAAATCGCTTTTGAAGACCGTGAGAAGGCCGTCCCGCGCGCGTTGCCATTTTCAATCGATCTTGACGGTCAGAGAATTGACTGGTCACAGGAAGAACGTGATCTGCTTCAGGCAGATCCTGACTTCCGTTGGTTGGCGGGTGATATGCCCGGCGCAATTCACTGCAGGCCGGACGGAGGTGATAACGGGACCTGGGTCAAGCTGGGTTGGGCGTATAACGAAAGTCCAGCCGAGGCCACGTGGGAACCACCGTTGGACGATAACTTCCCTGAGATCGTATTGCGCGGCGCGGCACAGCTGAACCCGTCGCTGAAGGCCTATTGCGGGCAACTCCCGCGCAATTTGCGCCACTACGGCGGCTGGTACACGATGACTGAAGAGAACTGGCCCCTCATCGGCCCGTTGGGCATCGAGGGAGCCTTCATGAATTGTGGGCATTCAGGCTTTGGAACAATGGCAGCGTGCGCGGGCGGAGAACTGGCCGCTGCTTGGGTCGCAGGTGCCAGCAAGCCTGCGTACAGCGATGATTTCTCGCTGGAACGGTATCAAAATCCGACGTTGATGCAAAAGCTCCGTGATAGCTCAAAAGGGGTACTTTGA